One window of Bactrocera tryoni isolate S06 chromosome 2, CSIRO_BtryS06_freeze2, whole genome shotgun sequence genomic DNA carries:
- the LOC120769020 gene encoding LIRP-like, whose translation MISSALKIVTFLAVFIVGLQHISAQQAVCGPAIDAALSIMCENGFNTKFKKSLEWDGLANAEPEELSPFGMMNFPFLGKNHGGHVDTVAKTRRRREGVYDECCRKPCSYSELLSYCK comes from the exons ATGATTTCGAGTGCACTGAAAATTGTTACCTTTCTAGCGGTCTTCATAGTTGGCTTGCAGCATATTTCGGCGCAACAAGCCGTTTGTGGCCCTGCCATAGACGCCGCACTCAGTATCATGTGCGAAAATGGCTTTAATACGAAGTTCAAGAAATCAC tggAATGGGATGGTCTAGCTAACGCTGAGCCCGAAGAGCTGTCGCCTTTCGGCATGATGAACTTTCCTTTCTTGGGCAAAAATCATGGCGGCCACGTCGATACAGTGGCCAAAACCCGCCGTCGTCGGGAAGGTGTATACGATGAATGCTGCCGTAAGCCCTGCTCCTACAGCGAGTTATTATCCTACTGTAAATAG
- the LOC120769079 gene encoding probable insulin-like peptide 1: MTMTLLKICALLLVLSVALHQSTGRTVCGPALDAVLSTICVNGFNTKFKKSMEWDDLGSNALEDELVFPYARFPFLAEIHGGQVNALAKTRRHRDTALIGVYDECCNKGCTYNEIFSYCNRLKTQD; this comes from the exons atgacAATGACTTTGTTGAAAATCTGCGCTTTGTTACTTGTTCTGTCAGTGGCCTTACATCAGAGCACCGGAAGGACCGTTTGCGGTCCTGCACTGGATGCGGTGCTCAGCACCATTTGCGTGAATGGCTTCAATACAAAATTCAAGAAATCAA tggaatgggATGATCTGGGCAGCAACGCTCTGGAAGATGAGCTGGTCTTCCCTTATGCCAGGTTTCCGTTTCTGGCCGAAATCCACGGCGGGCAAGTGAATGCGTTGGCAAAAACTCGCCGCCACCGAGACACGGCCTTAATCGGTGTTTATGATGAGTGTTGCAACAAGGGCTGCACCTACAATGAAATATTCTCCTACTGCAATAGGTTAAAGACTCAGGATTGA